The Corythoichthys intestinalis isolate RoL2023-P3 chromosome 1, ASM3026506v1, whole genome shotgun sequence genome has a segment encoding these proteins:
- the LOC130915827 gene encoding gastrula zinc finger protein XlCGF26.1-like, which translates to MPYIKQEEEPETLSIKEEEQEDEITKCPMTVSVKSEEDEGPSKESGEAKPASNSSFQHLTTKGEGPWQPDDIAVEDLHPEKHDLPHIKRESEMPYVKQEEEPEIPSIKEEEQEDEIPKFSMTVSVKSDKDEGPSKESREVKLASSNLFQIPKFSMTVSVKSDKDEGPSKESREVKLASSNLFQHLTTKGEGRSQPDGLLAPLLDSDDVKSHFSDFNTDEKDIDFEQNASKSLNKASLRRHTKQRTNGKPFSCSHCDKTFTTKQYFMKHVYTHTGGKPFLCTFCGKRFTVEGTLKIHTKRHTGDYPFVCPLCDKGFCGKKDFARHTRTHREEKGFLCKFCGKRYTHKGNFEIHTRRHTGEKLYACSLCDKRFYTKQALTIHTPTHTGEKTFLCTLCGKRFTQRRGLNLHKRTHTGEKPFVCSLCDKRFFRKQSLTEHTRTHTEEKPFVCSLCDKKFRSKEDLRRHTRTHTGEKPFVCTFCGKTFAQKAHLNLHTKTHTGEKPFVCSLCNKRFSRKEVLTRHSRTHTGEKPFVCSLCDKRFFTKRELTRHALTHQVIGSPGSETNLRKKAHQGETFHLDRVM; encoded by the exons ATGCCGTACATTAAGcaggaggaggagccagagACCCTCAGTattaaagaagaagaacaggaaGATGAAATCACTAAGTGTCCAATGACTGTCAGTGTGAAGAGTGAAGAAGACGAAGGTCCAAGCAAAGAGAGTGGGGAAGCTAAACCTGCGAGCAACAGCTCATTTCAACACCTGACAACAAAAGGAGAGGGACCATGGCAACCTGACG ACATCGCAGTAGAAGATCTTCACCCAGAGAAGCACGATCTTCCCCACATTAAAAGGGAGTCGGAGATGCCGTATGTCAAAcaggaggaggagccagagATCCCCAGCATTAAAGAAGAAGAGCAGGAAGATGAAATCCCCAAGTTTTCAATGACTGTTAGTGTGAAGAGTGACAAAGATGAAGGTCCAAGCAAAGAGAGCAGAGAAGTGAAACTAGCAAGCAGTAACTTGTTTCAAATCCCCAAGTTTTCAATGACTGTTAGTGTGAAGAGTGACAAAGACGAAGGTCCAAGTAAAGAGAGCAGAGAAGTGAAACTAGCAAGCAGTAACTTGTTTCAACACCTGACAACAAAAGGTGAGGGACGATCGCAACCGGACGGTCTTTTGGCACCACTGTTGGACAGCGACGATGTAAAATCACACTTTTCTGACTTTAACACCGATGAGAAGGATATTGACTTTGAGCAAAATGCTTCGAAATCCTTAAACAAGGCATCACTGAGAAGACACACAAAACAACGCACGAATgggaaacctttttcctgctcacatTGCGATAAAACATTCACTACCAAGCAATATTTTATGAAACACGTGTATACACACACAGGAGGAAAGCCTTTTctctgcacattttgtggtaaaagattcactgtCGAGGGAActttaaaaatacacacaaaaagaCACACTGGAGACTATCCATTCGTCTGCCCTCTTTGCGATAAAGGATTTTGTGGGAAGAAAGACTTTGCAAGACACACACGAACACACAGAGAGGAAAAGGGTTTTCTCTGCaaattttgtggtaaaagatacaCCCACAAGGGAAATTTTGAGATACACACAAgaagacacactggagagaagctttATGCCTGCtctctttgcgataaaagattttataCAAAGCAAGCGTTAACAATACACACgccaacacacactggagaaaagacttttctctgcacactttgtggtaaaagattcacccagAGGAGAGGTTTAAATTTACACAAAaggacacacactggagagaagcctttcgtctgctctctctgcgataaaagattttttaGGAAGCAATCGCTAACAGAACACACGAGGACACATACTGAagagaagcctttcgtctgCTCTCTTTGCGATAAAAAATTTCGTTCGAAGGAAGACTTAAGAAGACACACGAGGACACACacaggagaaaagccttttgtctgcacattttgtggtaaaacaTTCGCCCAGAAGGCACATTTAAATCTACACACGAAGACACACacgggagagaagcctttcgtctgCTCTCTTTGCAATAAAAGATTTAGTAGGAAGGAAGTCTTAACAAGACACtcgagaacacacactggagagaagcctttcgtctgctctctctgcgataaaagattttttaCGAAGCGAGAGTTAACAAGACACGCGCTTACACACCAGGTAATAGGTTCACCCGGAAGCGAGACAAACTTACGCAAGAAAGCGCACCAAGGAGAAACCTTTCACTTGGACCGTGTAATGTAA
- the LOC130919148 gene encoding zinc finger protein 568-like translates to MKCPADIAIKELHPQKHKPLHVKQEELEMPCIKQEEEPETPNIKEEEQEEEITQCPMTVSVKSEEDEGPSKESGEAKPASNSSFQHLTTKGEGPWQPDDITVEDLHPEKHDPPHIKKESEMPYIKQEAEPETSSIKEEEREDEIPKFSTTVSVKSDKDEGPSKESREAKLASSNLFQPLTTKGEGRSRPDGSLAPLLDSDDVTSHSSDFNTDEEDKDFDQNASKPLNKSSLKRHTQECVGGKPCSCSHCDKTFTTKEYFIIKKRKHTGGKTFLCTLCGKSFTKRRGLNLHKRTHTGEKPFVCSLCDKRFFRNRSLTQHARTHTGEKPFVCSLCNKRFFKRDNLNRHMKTHTGEKPFVCLLCAKTFAQKAHLNLHTRTHTGEKPFVCSLCNKRFSRKQVLTRHTRTHTGEKPFVCSLCDKRYFTKRELTKHALTHQVKGSPGSETNLSKKTHQGENFHSDSLM, encoded by the exons TGTCCCGCAGACATCGCTATTAAAGAGCTTCACCCTCAGAAGCACAAACCCCTCCATGTTAAACAGGAGGAGTTGGAGATGCCGTGCATTAAAcaggaggaggagccagagACCCCCAATattaaagaagaagaacaggaaGAGGAAATCACTCAGTGTCCAATGACTGTCAGTGTAAAGAGTGAAGAAGACGAAGGTCCAAGCAAAGAGAGTGGGGAAGCAAAACCTGCGAGCAACAGCTCATTTCAACACCTGACAACAAAAGGAGAGGGACCGTGGCAACCTGACG ACATCACAGTGGAAGATCTTCACCCAGAGAAGCACGATCCTCCCCACATTAAAAAGGAGTCGGAGATGCCGTACatcaaacaggaggcggagCCAGAGACCTCCAGCATTAAAGAAGAAGAGCGGGAAGATGAAATCCCCAAGTTTTCAACGACTGTTAGTGTGAAGAGTGACAAAGATGAAGGTCCAAGCAAAGAGAGCAGAGAAGCGAAACTAGCAAGCAGTAACTTGTTTCAACCCCTGACAACAAAAGGTGAGGGACGATCGCGACCGGACGGCAGTTTGGCACCACTGTTGGACAGCGACGATGTAACGTCACACTCTTCTGATTTTAACACTGATGAGGAGGATAAAgactttgaccaaaatgcttcaaaaccCCTAAACAAGTCATCACTGAAAAgacatacacaagaatgtgtgggTGGAAAACCTTGTTCCTGCTcacattgtgataaaacattcACTACCAAGGAATATTTTATCATAAAGAAGCGTAAACACACTGGAGGAAAGACTTTTctctgcacactttgtggtaaaagctTCACCAAGAGGAGAGGTTTAAATTTACAcaaaagaacacacactggagagaagcctttcgtctgctctctctgcgataaaagattttttaGGAACCGGTCGTTAACACAACACGCGaggacacacactggagagaagcctttcgtctgCTCTCTTTGCAATAAAAGATTCTTTAAAAGGGATAACTTAAACAGACACATGAAGACACACACAggggaaaagccttttgtctgcttaTTATGTGCTAAAACATTCGCCCAGAAGGCACATTTAAATCTACACACGaggacacacactggagagaagcctttcgtctgCTCTCTTTGCAATAAAAGATTTAGTAGGAAGCAAGTTTTAACAAGACACacgagaacacacactggagagaagccttttgtctgctctcTCTGCGATAAAAGATATTTTACGAAGCGAGAGTTAACAAAACACGCGCTTACACACCAGGTAAAAGGTTCCCCTGGAAGTGAGACAAACTTAAGCAAGAAAACACACCAGGGAGAAAACTTTCACTCGGACAGTCTAATGTAA